ATCTGATGAAGGCGCAGGCGATCAAGACCGCCGTGGCCGACAGTCTGGAGCGTCATAACCAGCCGCAAGAGGTCGGGCTGGCGAAGGTCTGGACCGAGGTCACCGCGCAGACCGGCCCCTTGGACAGCCTGGCCGAGTTCGGGACCTATCTGCATGCGATCTCGGTCGCTGATGAGCGGTTTACCGGCCGCGCCATCAAGAACATCACCGACGCGATCAAGGCCCGCGCGATGGATTTCGACATGCCGGATGAATGGTTCGAAACGCCCGATCCATTCCTGCATCAGCCTTATGAGCGAAAGCTTGAGATGATCGAGGCGCTGCGTCAGCCCATCACGACCGAGATGATCGCGCAGGAAATCAACCGCTACGCCGACAGCGAATGGCGATATGCGGATTCGAGCGATGAGACGGCGATCAAGGAGGCCGTGCGGAACATGGAACGCATGGAAGAGGCGCAGAAGCGGTATCGGGGGGAGGTGTGAAAACCTTCCGACAAAAACTCCAAAGCTGGTGGAATGCGCCGTTTAGGGTTCACCGTTGGTTTTGCTGGAGTAGGTTGAAGCGATGGAACGCTTCACCAGTCGTGTGGGGCATACTTTTGACAGTCTATGTCTTGCTGTATGCAGCGTTTCTGGGATTTGGAGGTGAGTGCACGGAAAAGCCAAATTGTTCATCACGTCTCGCTAAATTCGCGTATCTCGATTTCAATGAAGTTGGCGATACGATAGCCGGGTTCGGCAGCCTGCTAGCCTTTGCGTGGCTAATTGTAACGGTGATGCTCCAATCGCAGGAACTTAAGGCACAGAGAAAGGAATTGCAGCAACAACGTTTAGAGTGGAAGAAAATCAGTGAGGCGCAAGATGCTCAAGTCCGGATTCTGGAAAAGCAAGGTGAGATTTTTGCGGACGAATACCAAGCTAGACGGCAGCAAAATGCTAAAAAGGTTTTTGATGAACGGATTAAAGACCTGCTTTCAGATCTAGCGACGCTCTATGATCTTCAGGTTTACGGAGCGAGATATGATTCGAATCAATCATTGGAGCAAGGCGTTAACAGCGTACAGGTTGCACTAGACGAAGTGTGCTCACACCCGCATCGAATGGAAGATCCTAGCCAACTTTTAAGTTTGGCGCATAGGCTGGAACAAAAAACGAAACAGCTTACGGAAATTGTCGATCAATTATCGGAAGACCAGCAGATTATGGTAAAACGTCTGAAAATTGAAGATCTTCCGAAGAAAATTTCAAAATTGATGAATGATGTTGCATTTTATAACCCTAGTTTTCTCCCAGACAAGCAAGATCAATGGTGATATTTCGCTGCGAACTGTTTGGTTATTGTGATTGCGATCATATCGCCGCGGTCAGGCCTTCACTGCGTGATCCGGTACATAATCATAATAAGGTAACCGCATGAAACGCCTCATCGAAAAAGGTCTGATGTTCGGCAATCTCATCCGGGTGGACAGCCCTGCATGGGTGCAGCGCTATAACCGGGCGCTGAAGCTGGTCACAGGCAAAGAAACCCAACTGGCCGAGTTTCATATCGACCTTGCGGGGTACTCGCCCGAGATCGGGGATGAGATCGGGGAGATGGATTACCTCAACCCCGAGGGTGCGCATCGCCAGTTCATCCTGCTGACCACCGAACAGAAGACCGCGCCGCTGCTGAATGCGGATCTCTCGGTGCTGCGGGATCTTTTGCAGCAATTCATCCGCGATAATGAAAGCCAGTTGTTCAGTCTCACCGCCCGCGATGCGGTGGTCGGAGAGATGGACGATATGGTCTGGCAGGTCAGTGTGCCCTCCGATCTGTTGCAGATCGGGCGGATCCGGATCGGGGCGGATACGACCGGAAATCATGTCGCCAATGCCGACAGGCTGACCGCGCTGATCGAGCGTTTCCGCACCGAGCCGGATGCATGGTATGACGATGTGCTGATCGCGCGGATGATCGAGCAGGCGAAGGAAACCGGCGATGTCATCCGCAACCCGATCCATCTGGAGACGGGGGATTACGAGGTGCCGGATTTCTGGACCTCGCAATTCGGCGGGGTCTATGTGTTCCGCAGCCCGCGCGAGGATGCGATGATCTTCCGCGATCCGCGCGTTTTCACCGACCCGAAATTCGATATCGACCTGCCGAATGTCAGAATGATGAGCCTGCAGGACATGAATGCCATTGCCATGTGGATGGCCCGCAACGCGCTTGCCGAGCCGATCGTGACGGCGAAAGGCACGGATGCGGCGGCGATCCTGCGGCAGAAGATCGATTTTATCCTTGTCGATGCCGCCACAAGGCTGGGGATCGACACGGGCGACGGGACGCGCTCGGCGCTGCGCAGGGCGGCGGCGCGGATGGGGCATGGCCTGCCCGAAGAGATACGCGGGCTGAGTGCGCTGCTGCGCTATGCCGAAGAGGGTGGGGCCTGGCCGGTGATCGACAGCGCCAGCCCTGCTTATTTCTATGCGATCCGGGGCAGTGCGACTCCGGCCCGCGATCTGATCAACCAGTTGCTGACCGAGCTTGCGCCGCATGATGTGCGGTCTCTGTTTATCATGAACAAACCACTGTTCTATCAGCAATATCAGACCTGGGATGAGGCCAAGAAGGAATATGTGGTGAACCATCTTGCCCGCGAATATCAGATCGACAAGCAGGGCACCCGCGACGCATTGTTCGGACCCGAACCGGGGATGGAGGAAGCCGCCCCGGTGGCTCCGGTCGTGGCAGGTCCCTGGGGGCGGGCGAAAACCGGTGCAACATTGTCGGAAAGCGCGGGCAGCAGAGCGGCGCGGCCCGGCTCAGCGGGCTTTCGTGGCCCGTGGGGAGGCTGAGACATGGCGGTGATCCGGCTGGCAATCGTGCTGTTCATCATCGAGGCGGTGTTCTACGTTCTCATCTCGGTCTATCTGCGCTCGACCAAAGCCGAGTCGCTGGAAGATGAATGGGACCGCCGTCACCCCGACCGCGCCGGAAACAGCCCGGAACGAAGGAAGTTCGTCCAGCGTTCGATGACGGGGTTTCAGAAAACCCTCAAGGCGCGGCTGGTCGCGCTTGTCTTTGTCGTGCCGACGGTCGCCATCGTGGTGATCGCATGGGCCGTTAACGTGCAATAAGGAGCCGCGCCCGATGTATTATATCAAGGTCACTCTGGGCGTCGTATTCGGCGTCTTCGTCTTTCTGTTTCTCGATTATGCCCTTCCCAGCAAGGATACGGTCCGCATTACCAACACCTATAACCGTTTGACCGAGGTTGGCCGGAATGCGATTTTCTATGCCTCGGACGATACCGGCACGGTCGAGAACGCCTCGGGGCAGCGCGATATCCGTTTCATCGAAACGGTGCGCCCGAATGACAAGGTTTTCGTCTACCGCAACGAGGATACCGGCCTGATCTGGCCGCCCTATTTCAAATATGACAGCTCGAACCTGCATGCCGAGGCGACGAATCTGCGCTCGGATTCGCGCGATCCGATCTGGGTGAGCATTACCTCTTATGGCTGGCGGATTCCGCTGATCTCGATCTATCCGAATGCGATTTCGGTGACGCAGGTCTCGGGCCCGTCCGAGGCGCCGCTGAACTGGCCCGCCATGCTGATCCTGATCGTTCTCGGAATCCTGCTGATGCTGCTCTGGCGGATGTGGAACCAGTTCCGGCAGCGCACGATCGACCCGGCGGCCAGACGTGTCGGTGAGGCGGTGGACCGCGTCGATGCACGCGCGGATGCGGCGGTTGACCGCGTGTCGGATGAATTCAACGAGGCCCGCGAGGGCTTTACCGGCTGGCTGAACACCTGGAAGGGCAAGCCGCGCGATCCGAAGGAATAGGCGTATCGTCGGGTATGCGATGGGCTGCGCCCCGGTCTGCTGCCGGATCGGGGCTGTGGTTCCGCTTGTCGCCTGTGTGATCCGCGGATACCGTGCGGGTCTGACCAGATATGGATAGATCATGGCCCAGAAAAGCAATCCCGGCACCGATCTGACGCCGGAATGGTTCGAGCGGATCCGCATCAACACCCCTGCGGTGGAACGCCGCGCAGCGACATTGCCGACGCGGCGCTCGATCAAGAAAGACCATCAGGCGGCATGGCTGCTGAATGCGATTTCCTGCATCGATCTAACCACGCTGGCCGGAGACGATACCGAAGACCGCGTGGCCCGGCTGTGCGCCAAGGCCCGCCAGCCGGTCGCGCCCGATATGCTGGCCTCGATGGGCGTCGAGGGGCTGACCACCGGCGCGGTCTGTGTTTATCCGACGATGGTCGCGGCGGCGAAGAAAGCCCTTGGAAACAGCGGCATTCCGGTGGCCAGCGTTGCGACGGGGTTTCCCGCCGGGCTGATGCCTCTGGATCTGCGGTTGGCCGAGATCCGCTATGCCGTGGATCAGGGCGCGGACGAAATCGACATCGTGATCACCCGCGCCCATGTGCTGCGCGGCGAATGGGCGGCGCTTTATGATGAGATCCGCGCCATGCGAGAGGCCTGCGGAGCGGCCAGGATGAAGGCGATCCTTGCGACGGGCGATCTGAAATCATTGGAAAATGTCGCGAAAGCCAGCCATGTCGCGATGCAGGCGGGCAGCGATTTCATCAAGACCTCGACCGGGAAGGAAGGCGTGAATGCGACGCTGCCTGTCTCGCTGGTCATGTGCCGGGCGATCCGGGATTATCAGGCGCAGACCGGCCACAAGGTCGGGTTCAAACCGGCGGGCGGGCTGAAGACCTCGAAGGATGCGCTGTCCTGGCAAATGCTGATGGTCGAGGAACTTGGCCGCGACTGGGTGCGGCCCGATTTGTTCCGTATCGGGGCCTCCTCGCTGCTGGCCGATCTGGAGCGCCAGATCAGCCATTACGTTACCGGCCGCTATGCGGCGGCCCACCGCCTGACAATGGCCTGAGGGAATTATACCGACTGTGAGCGAAATCATGCAGACGATGGATTACGGCCCCTCGGTCGAGGAGAGCAGCGCCGTGCGCGACTGGCTGGCGAAGCGCGAGCGTTTCGGTCATTTCATAAATGGCAGCTTCACCGATGCGGGGCGTGGCTTTGTCACGACGGACCCGGCCAGCGGCGAAACGCTGGCGCAGATCACTCAGGGCACGGCGGAGGATGTGGCCGCCGCCGTCAAGGCCGCCCGCAAGGCGCAGCCGAAATGGGCGAAGCTGTCGGGGCATGAGCGGGCGCAATATCTTTACGCAATCGCCCGCACGATCCAGAAGCGAGAGCGTTTCCTGTCCGTGCTGGAAACGCTGGATAACGGCAAACCGATCCGCGAAAGCCGGGACGCCGATATTCCGCTGGTGGTGCGTCACTTCTATCACCATGCCGGATGGGCTTCGATCATGGGTGATGAGTTCCCGGGCTATGCGCCGCTTGGCGTTGCCGGGCAGATCATCCCGTGGAATTTTCCCCTGCTGATGCTGGCCTGGAAGATCGCACCGGCGATTGCGGCGGGCAATACGGTCGTGCTGAAACCGGCGGAGTACACGCCGCTGACCGCTCTGGCCTTTGCGGAAATCTGTCAGGAGGTAGGTCTGCCAGACGGCGTGGTCAATATCGTCACCGGCGACGGCGAAACAGGCGTCGCTCTGGTGGCGGCGGATGTGGACAAGATCGCCTTCACCGGCTCGACCGAGGTTGGCCGTGCCATCCGCGCCTCGACGGCCGGGACCGCAAAGCGGCTGACGCTGGAACTTGGCGGGAAATCGCCCTTTATCGTCATGGAGGATGCCGATCTGGATGCCGCCGTGGAAGGCGTCGTCGATTCCATCTGGTTCAATCAGGGGCAGGTCTGCTGCGCGGGCTCGCGGATTCTGGTGGCCGAATCTGTTGCGGACCGGTTCGAGGCTCTGCTTCAGCGGCGGCTGGGGACGCTTCGGGTCGGGCCGCCTCTGGATAAATCGACGGATATCGGCGCGATCGTGCATCCGGTGCAGAAGGACCGGATCACCGGATTATGCAGGCAAGCGGTCGAGGCAGGCGGCGATCTGATCGGCGGTGCGCCGTCAGAGGGATGTTTCGTCGCGCCGGGCTATCTGCGCGACATCTCCCCGGCGAACCCCGCCTGGAGCGAGGAAATATTCGGTCCCATCGCCACGCTGACCACGTTCCGCACCGCGGATGAGGCGATCAGCCTGGCCAATAATTCCCGCTATGGCCTTGCCGCTCAGATCTGGTCGGAAAGCGCCACGGTGGCCACGGACCTGGCGGCGCAGGTGAAATCCGGCGTGGTCTGGATCAACGGCGCGAATATGTTCGACGCGGCGGCACCTTTCGGCGGAATGCGGGAATCCGGTTTCGGGCGTGAGGGCGGATATGTCGGGCTGTTGGAGTATCTCGCAGCGCCTGCCGCACCGGCTGCCAAGGAAAAGTCCCCGAAACCCCCGAAGGCGATGCCTGACGGTTCGGGTTCCGGCAAGGGGATCGACCGGACCGAGAAACTCTATATCGGCGGCGCTCAGAAACGGCCCGATGGCGGGGCCAGCTATCGCGCGGCCTCGGGCGATCTGGTGCCGCTTGGCAACCGCAAGGATATCCGCAACGCGGTCGAGGCCGCCGCGAAGGCCGGGAAATGGGCCGCGATGGGCGGGCATGGCCGGGCTCAGGTCATGTATTTCATTGCCGAAAACCTGTCCCTGCGCCGCGAGGAGCTTGCCGGAAAACATGGCAGGCAGGCGGTGGATACAGCCATTGCGCGGCTGTTTTTCTATGCGGGATGGGCGGATAAATATGACGGGCGGAATGTGCAGACAAAGCCCGGATATCTGGTCAATGTGATCCCTCAGCCCTTTGGGGTAGTCGGCCTTGCCTGCCCGAACGATGCGCCGCTGCTTGGCTTCGTCAGCCTTGTTGCGCCGCTGATCGCGATGGGAAATGCCGTGGTCGCTATTCCGGCTCAGGATGACCCGGTTGCGGCATTCGATCTGGCGCAGATCTTCGATACGTCGGATCTGCCGGGCGGTGTGGTGAATATCGTCTCGGGCGCGAAGGACGAGCTTGCGGCGGTGCTTGCCGCGCATGATGAGGTTTCCGCGCTGTGGTTCTGCGGGGCGAAAGGGGCTGATGCGGTCGAAAAAGCCTCGACGGGCAATCTCAAGCCGGTCTGGTCATTCCCCAACCGGGACTGGTCCCGGGACGATGCGCAGGGCCGGGTTTTCCTGAACAGGTCCGTGCAATGGAAAACCGTCTGGCTGCCCTATGGGGCGCTGCCGGCAGGAACCGGCAGCGTCGTTTACTAGGCGGAAATACCGCGCCGGGCAGGGGTCACGCGGATTGCTTCTGCCCGATCAACCTGCCGTTTTCATCGACTTCCTCGGCGATAACCGTGAAGTTCAGCAATTGATGCTGCCCGAAGCTTGAAAACAGCGGCACATCCGTCGCATCCCGCCCATAGCCGACCGGCAGCCGTCCGATACGCCGCTGATTATTGCGGGGATCGAAATTCCACCAGCGGCCGGACAGGTACACCTGCACCGAGGCGGCGAAATCCATCGGATCAGGCGGCACCGGAACGCCGAAATCGCCGAGATAGCCATTCACATAACGTGCCGGGATATTCAGCGCCCGGCAGAATGCAATCGCCAGATGCGCGAAGTCGCGGCAGACTCCCTTGCCCTCGCGGAAGGCGTCGCGGGCGGTGCGGGTCGGATCGGCATCCTGATAATTAAAGGTGATATGGTTATGCACCCAATCCATCACCGCCTGAACACGCGGCCAACCCGGAGAAACCGTGCCGAACAAATCCCATGCAGGCTGCATCAGCAGATCAGAATCGCAATATCGCGATGGCATGAGGAATTGCAGCACGTCATCGGGCAGCGCCTCGACCGGCAATTCTTGCGCGTCGGGCATTTCCGGTTCGGGCAGGCCGGAATCGGCGATGATGGCGGTCTGCCTCATCAGGAAGCGCCCCGCAGGGGTGCCGAGCCGCCGCGAGAAATTGCCGAAATCATCGACAAATGTCGAGAACGGCACTTCTGGCGTGGTCGAAAACTCCTCGGTGCCGCGCAGATCAAGCTGCCGCTCGGGACGCACTGACATTTGCAGCAGAAGCGACAGCGGGCCGTCGCTTTCTATTTCAATGTCATAGCCATAGCGGATGAACATCACGCGATTTTCAGATCGAGCGTGACATCCGCATTCAGCAGTTTCGACACCGGGCAGCCGGATTTAGCACCTTCGGCAGCCTTCCGGATCGCGTCGCGGTCGCCATTGCCCGTGACGGTCGCGGTCAGCGCCGCTGTCTTGATCGCGAAACCGTCGCCGTCCTTGTCCATCGAGATGGCAGAGCTGGCCTCGATCGTGACATCGGTCACGCCTGCCTCTTGAAGCTCTTTCGACAGCGCCATCGCGAAGCATGAGGCATGTGCCGCGCCGATAAGCTCTTCGGGGTTGGTGCCCGGCTTGTCCTCGAAACGCGTGGCGAAACCATAGGGCTGAGACGACAATGCGCTGGACTGGGTGGAAACCTCACCCTTGCCGTCCTTGATCGCGCCCTGCCATTTTGCGGAACCGGTCTTGGTAATCATGAAATCCTCCTTTATCCCGGATATAACGCGTGGGCCGGACGGCGGTTCACCCGATTCACCTATGTTATACGGTCGGAGGCCCGATTGCCGGTTTATGAGCTTGCCGCGCTCGGCGCCGCTGTTTGCTGGGCCGTGACCGGCCTGATCGGAGCGCCCGCCTCGGTCCATCTGGGGCCGTTTGCCTTCGGCTTATACCGTCAGACGCTTGTCGCGCTTATTCTGGCGGTGATCGTCTGGATGAGCGGGCTGTGGCAGGATGTGACCACGGCGCAGGTCATGACACTGGCCCTGTCGGGGATTGTCGGCATCTTCGCCGGGGATACGATGCTGTATTTCACGCTGAACCGGCTTGGGCCGCGTCGGGCAGGGGCGTTATTCGCGCTGAATGCGCCGATGGCGGCCATACTGGGCTGGATCCTGCTGGATGAGGATCTGAGCCTTGCCGGATGGGCCGGCGTGTTCCTTTGCGCCGCCGGTGTCAGCATCGCGGTTCTGGGCCGTCCCGGACGCAGCGGCTCGCATCGTTTCGAGGCGGTTCACGGCAATGTCGTGGTCGGCATCCTGTTCGGCCTCGGCTCGGCGCTTGGTCAGGCGCTTGGGTCGCTGATTGCGCGGCCGGTCATGCAGGAGGGGTTCGACCCCGTCGTCGGAACGCTGATCCGGGTGTTTTTCGCCGTGCTCTGTCTGGGCTGCGTGATGGCGCTGCCAGTGGCGCAGGTGAAGCCGCATGGCAGAATGACGCCACGGATTTTCCTGATGGTCGCCGGTTCCGGCATCGTCGCGATGGTGATCGGCATGTCGCTGATGCTGTTCTCGTTGCAGGGCGGAAAAGTCGGGATCGTATCGACGCTTTCGGCGCTGTCTCCGGTATTTATCCTGCCGGTTCTGTGGATTGTTATCGGCGCAAGACCAAGCGCGGCAAGCTGGCTTGGCGCGGCAATCGCCGTGGCGGGAATGGCGCTGATTTTCCTGCGCTGAGTATCCCCGTCAGGCGTGGCTCAGCCGCAAATCCGCTCCCATTCGGCCATCGCATAGCGGTCGGTCATTCCGGCAAGGTAATCCAGAACGATTCTGGCACATTCGGTTTCCGATCCGGCAAGCGCCTCTGCCTGCCAATGCTCGGGCAGGGCCTGAGGGCGGGACATGAAAAGCGGGAACAGATCGTTCAGCATGGCGGTCACCAGCTTGCGCTCATCGACCACGGAAGGGGCGCGATACATGCGCGTGAACAGGAAAGACTTGATTGCCTTGAGGTTCTGATAAAGCGGCTTCGAGAAGCGGATGATCGGCCCGTCCATCTCGCGGATTTCGGTGACGGATACCGGCTGAAGCGAGACCAGCCGGTTCTGCGCCACGGCAATCACATCCTCGACCATGACGCCGAACACCCGGCGCAGCGCCTCATGGCGGCGGCGGGCGGGATCGAGGCCGGGATGCAGCCGGTCCACCTCGGCAAAGGCGGGGCCGACAACCGGCAGTTCCAGCAGGTCGGTTTCGGTGAACAGCCCCGCCCGCAGCCCGTCATGGATATCGTGGTGATTATAGGCGATGTCGTCGGCGACGGCAGCGACCTGCGCTTCGGCGCTTGCATTGGTGGAAAGCTCCAGATCCCACTGGCCGTTTACCTCGGCAAGCGCATAGGGATAGGGCGCTGCGACCGGCCCGTTATGCTTGGCGATGCCCTCCAGCGTTTCCCATGTAAGGTTCAGCCCGTCGAAACCTGCATAGTGACGCTCCAGCCGTGTGACGATGCGCAGGGCCTGAGCGTTATGGTCGAACCCGCCATATGGCTCCATCAGGGCGGCAAGCGCATCCTCTCCGGTATGGCCAAAGGGGGGATGGCCCAAATCATGGGCAAGGGCCACAGCCTCGGCCAGATCGGTATTCAGGCCAAGCGCGCCCGCAATGGTCCGGGCGACCTGCGCGACCTCGATCGTGTGGGTCAGGCGGGTGCGGAAATAATCGCCGCGATAGGCATCGCCTTCCTGCTCGACGAAAACCTGCGTCTTGTGCTTCAGCCGCCGGAAGGCCGAGGAATGGATGATCCGGTCCCGGTCGCGCTGCCAGGGGCTGCGGAAGCTGGACAGGTCTTCCGCGTGACGCCGTCCGCGGCTGTCATCCGGTTGGCAGGCATAAGGCGCGGTCATGGCAGATCCTTGCGGGGGCTTCCTTGCAGCATTCCGGGGCGAACCCTATATTCCTGACAGGAATTGCGAAACGGGAACGCCCCATGAACCTGCCCCCTCAAGTGACCGAGCGCGCCTTTGCACGGCTGGCCGAGATCAATGACGGAAATACCGCCCCTCAGGCGCTGCGCGTGGCGGTGGAAGGAGGCGGTTGTTCCGGGTTCCAGTACGATATCCGGCTGGACGCGCCTGCCGATGACGATCTGGTGCTGGAAGGCAACGGGCAGCGTGTACTGGTCGATCCGGTCTCGCTGCCGTTTCT
This sequence is a window from Paracoccus aerodenitrificans. Protein-coding genes within it:
- a CDS encoding deoxyguanosinetriphosphate triphosphohydrolase encodes the protein MTAPYACQPDDSRGRRHAEDLSSFRSPWQRDRDRIIHSSAFRRLKHKTQVFVEQEGDAYRGDYFRTRLTHTIEVAQVARTIAGALGLNTDLAEAVALAHDLGHPPFGHTGEDALAALMEPYGGFDHNAQALRIVTRLERHYAGFDGLNLTWETLEGIAKHNGPVAAPYPYALAEVNGQWDLELSTNASAEAQVAAVADDIAYNHHDIHDGLRAGLFTETDLLELPVVGPAFAEVDRLHPGLDPARRRHEALRRVFGVMVEDVIAVAQNRLVSLQPVSVTEIREMDGPIIRFSKPLYQNLKAIKSFLFTRMYRAPSVVDERKLVTAMLNDLFPLFMSRPQALPEHWQAEALAGSETECARIVLDYLAGMTDRYAMAEWERICG
- a CDS encoding aldehyde dehydrogenase family protein, which translates into the protein MQTMDYGPSVEESSAVRDWLAKRERFGHFINGSFTDAGRGFVTTDPASGETLAQITQGTAEDVAAAVKAARKAQPKWAKLSGHERAQYLYAIARTIQKRERFLSVLETLDNGKPIRESRDADIPLVVRHFYHHAGWASIMGDEFPGYAPLGVAGQIIPWNFPLLMLAWKIAPAIAAGNTVVLKPAEYTPLTALAFAEICQEVGLPDGVVNIVTGDGETGVALVAADVDKIAFTGSTEVGRAIRASTAGTAKRLTLELGGKSPFIVMEDADLDAAVEGVVDSIWFNQGQVCCAGSRILVAESVADRFEALLQRRLGTLRVGPPLDKSTDIGAIVHPVQKDRITGLCRQAVEAGGDLIGGAPSEGCFVAPGYLRDISPANPAWSEEIFGPIATLTTFRTADEAISLANNSRYGLAAQIWSESATVATDLAAQVKSGVVWINGANMFDAAAPFGGMRESGFGREGGYVGLLEYLAAPAAPAAKEKSPKPPKAMPDGSGSGKGIDRTEKLYIGGAQKRPDGGASYRAASGDLVPLGNRKDIRNAVEAAAKAGKWAAMGGHGRAQVMYFIAENLSLRREELAGKHGRQAVDTAIARLFFYAGWADKYDGRNVQTKPGYLVNVIPQPFGVVGLACPNDAPLLGFVSLVAPLIAMGNAVVAIPAQDDPVAAFDLAQIFDTSDLPGGVVNIVSGAKDELAAVLAAHDEVSALWFCGAKGADAVEKASTGNLKPVWSFPNRDWSRDDAQGRVFLNRSVQWKTVWLPYGALPAGTGSVVY
- the deoC gene encoding deoxyribose-phosphate aldolase; this encodes MAQKSNPGTDLTPEWFERIRINTPAVERRAATLPTRRSIKKDHQAAWLLNAISCIDLTTLAGDDTEDRVARLCAKARQPVAPDMLASMGVEGLTTGAVCVYPTMVAAAKKALGNSGIPVASVATGFPAGLMPLDLRLAEIRYAVDQGADEIDIVITRAHVLRGEWAALYDEIRAMREACGAARMKAILATGDLKSLENVAKASHVAMQAGSDFIKTSTGKEGVNATLPVSLVMCRAIRDYQAQTGHKVGFKPAGGLKTSKDALSWQMLMVEELGRDWVRPDLFRIGASSLLADLERQISHYVTGRYAAAHRLTMA
- a CDS encoding DUF1523 family protein, giving the protein MYYIKVTLGVVFGVFVFLFLDYALPSKDTVRITNTYNRLTEVGRNAIFYASDDTGTVENASGQRDIRFIETVRPNDKVFVYRNEDTGLIWPPYFKYDSSNLHAEATNLRSDSRDPIWVSITSYGWRIPLISIYPNAISVTQVSGPSEAPLNWPAMLILIVLGILLMLLWRMWNQFRQRTIDPAARRVGEAVDRVDARADAAVDRVSDEFNEAREGFTGWLNTWKGKPRDPKE
- a CDS encoding transglutaminase-like domain-containing protein, translated to MFIRYGYDIEIESDGPLSLLLQMSVRPERQLDLRGTEEFSTTPEVPFSTFVDDFGNFSRRLGTPAGRFLMRQTAIIADSGLPEPEMPDAQELPVEALPDDVLQFLMPSRYCDSDLLMQPAWDLFGTVSPGWPRVQAVMDWVHNHITFNYQDADPTRTARDAFREGKGVCRDFAHLAIAFCRALNIPARYVNGYLGDFGVPVPPDPMDFAASVQVYLSGRWWNFDPRNNQRRIGRLPVGYGRDATDVPLFSSFGQHQLLNFTVIAEEVDENGRLIGQKQSA
- a CDS encoding DMT family transporter; this translates as MPVYELAALGAAVCWAVTGLIGAPASVHLGPFAFGLYRQTLVALILAVIVWMSGLWQDVTTAQVMTLALSGIVGIFAGDTMLYFTLNRLGPRRAGALFALNAPMAAILGWILLDEDLSLAGWAGVFLCAAGVSIAVLGRPGRSGSHRFEAVHGNVVVGILFGLGSALGQALGSLIARPVMQEGFDPVVGTLIRVFFAVLCLGCVMALPVAQVKPHGRMTPRIFLMVAGSGIVAMVIGMSLMLFSLQGGKVGIVSTLSALSPVFILPVLWIVIGARPSAASWLGAAIAVAGMALIFLR
- a CDS encoding DUF6638 family protein; this translates as MKRLIEKGLMFGNLIRVDSPAWVQRYNRALKLVTGKETQLAEFHIDLAGYSPEIGDEIGEMDYLNPEGAHRQFILLTTEQKTAPLLNADLSVLRDLLQQFIRDNESQLFSLTARDAVVGEMDDMVWQVSVPSDLLQIGRIRIGADTTGNHVANADRLTALIERFRTEPDAWYDDVLIARMIEQAKETGDVIRNPIHLETGDYEVPDFWTSQFGGVYVFRSPREDAMIFRDPRVFTDPKFDIDLPNVRMMSLQDMNAIAMWMARNALAEPIVTAKGTDAAAILRQKIDFILVDAATRLGIDTGDGTRSALRRAAARMGHGLPEEIRGLSALLRYAEEGGAWPVIDSASPAYFYAIRGSATPARDLINQLLTELAPHDVRSLFIMNKPLFYQQYQTWDEAKKEYVVNHLAREYQIDKQGTRDALFGPEPGMEEAAPVAPVVAGPWGRAKTGATLSESAGSRAARPGSAGFRGPWGG
- a CDS encoding OsmC family protein, producing MITKTGSAKWQGAIKDGKGEVSTQSSALSSQPYGFATRFEDKPGTNPEELIGAAHASCFAMALSKELQEAGVTDVTIEASSAISMDKDGDGFAIKTAALTATVTGNGDRDAIRKAAEGAKSGCPVSKLLNADVTLDLKIA
- a CDS encoding HesB/IscA family protein, with the translated sequence MNLPPQVTERAFARLAEINDGNTAPQALRVAVEGGGCSGFQYDIRLDAPADDDLVLEGNGQRVLVDPVSLPFLAGAVIDFADELIGARFVIENPNAASSCGCGTSFSI